ttcttaaaaaaaaaaaaaagatttaatctCCTCTAACCTTTAAttaatcaaagacatttttaaggCTGGACTAACTGTCCAATAAGGTCCAGACCATAATCAATACGAGCATCCAACAAAGGAGCTAATAGTGTAATCTCCTACAAGCACAAGAGGGTGTATGATAGTCACGTGCTGAAGATCTAATCTACAATGAGACCTTAGAACCGAAGTGTACTTTcaaaaaatcatcatcagctCCAGCCAGCTGTATAACGACAGTCAAATGTCAGAGGTCACTGTTATGACGGCTTATCAAATGAAGTGGACATGCCCGTCCCAAATACAGTTTCGTGTGTCTTGTTCCCATTATGAGGCATGATGATGTGTTAAAGGAGGTACAGCTGTGGAGAAAGCAAAAAGACAGACGTCCAAATGTAAGGAGCCGACCCAAACTATTATCCTGCGTGAGTCGTACGGCAGGAACGCGTGAAGGTGATTCGTCCACTAATGCCTCGGAGGCCTGAATGTTGTCTCGACCCGGGCGCACCACAGCGGCAGGGAAAACACTCTTCCattagtgttaaaaaaaaaaccacttcCAGGGAACATCACACTATTACCCAGATTCCTGAGCTTTCATGACTTAACAGGGAacagaaaagaataaataacattaatttATAAACTACAAAATGAGCATTATTTTCTGCTTAGTAATCACTGACCCTATTGGCCAGTCAGACATCTCTTTCTTTTGTATTGATGTCCTTGGATAAAATGAAGCCTGAATCACAATCAAACTGATGAGAGAGGCGTCGACTATTTGTCTTCCGTCTTCCAGCTCAGCAGGACGCGCCTTGCTCTCTGTAATTAGATTGTTTATCGTTGTTTCACGAAGTCCGATGCCATTTCCTTTACAATGTTCTGCACTAATGAATGATCTTTAAAAGcatccccacacacaccctactgTTGGCTCTGCATGCTATCATATTACAAACTGACCGATCTCTTTGTATTTCACTTTAAAGTAATAATCTGATGCACCACTAAAGTTTGCTGCTTTTATCTTGAAGCTCAGCGCTGTACCTGCGTGGTACGGCTGAAGGCCCCCACCCCTCTGTCAGGTCTCTTCTTGGGCAGGGTCTGGACGGAAGCGTGGTGGTGCTCCACCCCCGTCAGCTTGTTCCTGTATCCACCCAAGAAGGCCTTCCGCTGGCGTGGCCGCTCAATCTCCACCACTGCCTCCCGGAACTCGCCGTCATCTGGAGGTCAGAGAACAGGATCTTACGGTCGGTTATTTTTCTGAGGACTGTAAACACGGTTTCTGTCCTGCTGAGCATGAAAATACAATCACGTGTCGATCTGACACGCAGCTTGTGAAGGCTAGAGGGCGCTGGCACCTGTTCGAACCCGGACAGTGATGACATCGGGCATGTTGTCGTGCACTGCGCGGTGGAGGGGGCGGAGTGGGTGGGCGATCGGGTCAGTGGAGCTCATCTCCATCCGCGTGGAGCTGTGAGGCTGAATGCCGAGCTCCATCAgactctgctgctcctccgctACTCGGCCTGCAAGGTGACggagcatgctgggaaaatCAGACGCTGGACTCTCATTGGTCATTTAAAATCGGACAACGGCGTTTCGTCGCGTGAGAAAAGGCCTTAAGCAGGGAGGGCACCACGCTGcgataaataaactaaatacaTCGTCTTTGTGGAACGTTCACCATTTCTGGTTCTTTAAATCTCGCGCGGCTTACATCCATCTACTTCCTTCTGACGCTGTCGCTGCATTTCATTTCCACATTATCACCACAGGAGCTCATTGAAGGTCATAAAATGTGCAGTTTCAGAGATTTACAGTATAAAACTCCACAGGGACACCTTCATTTAGCCATCAGGAAGGAGGCATAATGCTCTCCACACACAATAGGGCATGCGTTTGATTTCACGGACAAGTATAAGGCTGACGTTTGACAGCCATCTTACGATGAATCCTTCAAACCCTTCTTGTGCTAGAACATATCTGCGGTGTCCGACGGTAGCGAGGCGGGTTCCTACCGTCCAGACAGATCTGCAGCACCTCAGGAGGAACTCTGAGCTCCGAAGCCAGCTGATGCTTCAGATCTCGAATGCTGAGGCCGATGGCGAAGGCCTTGGTCATCACGTGACCCTGAGGCTCCAGCGCCATCTTCACTGTAACGCACACATTTTCATATTGGGGTGAGGTCTGGAACATTTCTACAATGGGCTATAATTATAGCGTTTAGAGCTGAAATTAGATACATTTTCACAAGGTTAATACAAGGATGTTTTCTCAACGTGCATTTGCTGTCTTTTGTCTGCTAAGAGGAAGTTATTATGGCCCAAGGAAACATTCTGACTCATTCTTACTATTGTCCTATAAAGGCAAATAGGAGAATCCTTGCCTGTAAATTCAGGTATAAAAGCTATAcagttattcattcattcatcttcttgaagacgagacaacCATAAACGTCTCGTCTTtggcagaatcagaatcagaatcagaacgttttattgtcattatacaaCGAGATTAAAGGGAGCTTCTCCTTCGGTGCCGCAACAGCATcagcaataacaacaacagcagcagcacaacacaTAGTAACAGTAAAAGTAGCgtaaaagacagacaaccattcatgcTCACAATACAAGTTACTTATGctgcatgttttacagtcaataacatttaaatggaaTGATCTGTGCCTAAATAGATAAGTGAGAGAGAAACATCTTACTAGAGATGAAACGTGACGTTCATTCAAAATGAATTTCAGTTGGAAGATCATTTAAATGGGAATCATCATGCGGCATCATGAGCAGCGTTTACTGTGAAATGCAATGTGATAATGGATCTTCTAGTATTTCTATCATGCATCTCGCTTCAGTTTGTAAAGTACATCATGTAATTCTGCCACGTCAGAATATTTATTACCCGTCGCTGTGGAGTTTCCATCATTTTCTTTCGCCTGGAGCTGCTCAGCATCATCCGGCAAATCGGCTGGAGTTTCTGCCTCACCTACAGAAGAACAGAATAGTACAGTTCATGTACAGGTTGTGGCACAAAACACATAAGAGAGgatatttgatattttagtTGGGGTTAGGCTCTCACCCGCTTCAACTGATTTTCCTGGATTCTGATTCTCTCCAAGCATTTCTGGGTCATTGTGCAGATCAGACTGTGTTGCTTCTATATTCACACGGAAAGATACGATCTGGATATCACTTAATAAGCATTAAACAATGAGGCCTGTAACTTTGAAGTTTGGTTAAATGTCAGCCTGCGTTCACCTGAGTGGAAGCTGAGCTCACCTGTGGCGGTGGGCCTCTCCACGTTCGCCTGCTCGCCATCTCTTCCCGGCCATCCGTCGCCCTCTGGCGGCTGCTTGACGGCACTTACACCCACCTGTGGCTTCGACTCCGTTTGATCCATGACGATTTTAGCTTCACTTTGAAGTTAATAAACTGGTCTGCTATCGCCTGTTAAAAACAATAGTTTAATCCTGTTTCGATGGAATTACTTTGTCTAATACTATTTGCCATTAGCAGTACCTGGCTTTACGTCCAATGTCAGCTAGTTTGCCCAAGCACCGTCAGAGTTTACTCGTTTCTATAGCAACAGACTTTATGGACCACGTGTCCCAATCAGGAAGTGAAGTTGAATTCAATGACAACAGATTTTTCTTGTCTTGCCAATCGATCTCCCTTATAACGACAGTAATAGCAGAGATATATGACAACGCAGAAATAAagataattttaataattattataaataaataataatttcaaaataCCATCATGTCCTCCTTCAGTAAAGGATTCTCCATATGAGATGTGGTTAAATCAGAAAAGATCACTATGCCCTTTTTTACCTTAGACAGGATCAAGTACAGGTGATTATTAATGTGATTGAACCTTATTTCAaagtattatatattatatatatacgcTGATTCTTCAAGGTCCTCAGAGGATGAATGGTGATCGCCTTACGTTTCCTCAAACGCCAGCGTCATAATGAAAACTTGACTTCCAGTTATGAAGACATTGTGGTATCTTTCTCATAATTAATCTTTAATTCAGACACAACAATTTGAGACATTGGTTGTTTCTTAGTTTGTCCGTTATCGGAATTACTAAAGATCTCCTGAGTCGATTTTGATCTTTGGACAAGTAGTAGAAAGGATTCCTCAGACTTGGCCAATTTTGAGATGCCAAGCTGAAGCGAAGAGGTCAAAAGTCAGAGTTTGAAAATAGAGTTCCTTCACTGGTCACGGGTCCGACTCACAGGTTCTCAGAGACTTGTGATCTGAAATCAGTCCGGCTCACGGCGACGGGTCGCCTCCGTAGCGTGTCAGCGTGTCGTGAAGCAGTCTGTCTCAttattgtttgtctttaaaatgtattcagcGACATCAGACTCCATTAGAACGATCTGGAGCAGGTGACGCCTATAAATAGACcggtggactgtgtgtgtgtgtgtgtgtgtgtgtttctgtcaggGGGAGGGTCATACCAGCCATGGCATTGACACTGTGTTCCTGCTGCCGTTTCGTCCCACGAGTCCAACGCTGAAAAGTTTATCAGGTGAGAATTCAAACATGGAGGTTTTCTTATGTTTCCGGTCTGTCCTTGGAATCTGCAtcagaaccacagaagaaggTCAGGGGTCAAATCCTTGTGAACGTACAGCTGATAGAAAAACAATGAacgataataataatcaatttaAGTTTAATGCAATTGAATTAAATCTGACCTCAGACACGTGACTGCTAAACACATAACCAGACATATTACACCTATTTTTAAATCACTCATTATATCTATTTGACAATGTTTAATAACTTTTCTATTTGTGAAGATTAACATGCACAGCAGTGGTTAAAATAATCAGATTAAAGTCATTCCAAAATTCATGGAACAAAGACTGTAATGAAACAATATTCATTTAAATTTCATTAAAGGGTGTAgcgtattgtttttttttttcaaaactgCATAATGAGCattttcacttgttttttttatatttcctgCTAAAACGCTGTCGTAGTTTTCTCACCACTGTTATTACAGCAGGATCAAATCATTCCAGTGGATTTTACTCGAAGAAGCAAAGGATGCAGAACGTTCCATTCAGGGAAACGGCGGTACGGGAGGAAAAGGGAGTTACTATTGCTGTTAGAAAGCGAGTGATCTTGTGCACCTGTATGATGTCAGAAAGATGGATGCAGCTGATGATGAAATAGATGAAGATGAACTTCAGGACTACAACCTGCAGATGAACATTCAAGAGTCATGTCAGAGATCAGCATCAAGGAGGTACAATTACTCCAGCCGGCGTCAGCATCCGTCTCAAAGTCCGATGCATTCATTcatcgtcttcttctttttgttcgTGCATTCAGGAGCGACGCTCCGACTCTGCTGGAAGCCGTCCGACAAGGTAAGAAGTGGAATTCAGGGGTCATAAGGAGGAAAACACTGATGAGAGGTGCCCAAGGTGCTCGTGGTACTCGCTGACACCTtgggacaggagaggaaagaggagacactaaagaaaacaacattaatCCAGTTCAtaagggagggaggaaaaccACCAGCCACAGAAACAACCAGAACTAGCCTGCTACAGAAGGCCCGTTCATGGGAAATGAAGGTGGACCTGGGAGGCAGGCTGCAGGCCCGACGTGGTACTGTGGTCAGAAGAGGGAAGAAAAGTCATCCTCATAGAACTTACAGTCTCAGGGTAAGAGGGGTGTGAACAGAAATACCCAAGACCTTCTGCACGAATGTAGGGAGAAGGGATGGCAGACATGGCTGTTCCCGGTAGAGGTAGGCTGTAGAGGATTCCCTGCCCGATTTGGACTTCTTTTTTGACTCTTTGGCACAATGGTGAACACGATCATCTCTTGCCTCAGGGTTCAGCTTCTTCCATCCTTAAAAACCAACATAATatctcttttgttgttgcttcagCATCCTTCAGTCTCTCTCTGGAGGAAAAGACTTCAGGCGGAGAGACGTTTCTGACTTTAGCAGTGGCCGCCGGTTTGGTAGAAAACGTTAAGATGCTCCTGGACCACGGAGCTTCTCCTCGCAGCACCAACAGCCAGAATGAATCCCCTCTGCTTTTAGGTCAGAACGTTTCCTCTGTGAACCCGTTTGCTTTATATCCTACTTTGGCCCATCCTCGCCATCGGCgcctcatcctcttccttctcTGCAGCGGTCAGAGCCGGATCTCTCCAGATGGCCTCCGCTCTAgtagctggaggagctgaggtgGGGCAGGTTTGTCTGAAGAGGTGGACGGCCATGCACGAGGCCTCTAGAGCCGGCTGCGTTCCCGTCATGGAGCTGCTGTTAGAGAACGGAGGCCACGTTTCGCAGACAGACCAGCACGGAGTGACTCCTCTGGGCATCGCTGCAGAATACAGCCACCCTGAGGTCCTGGAGCTCCTCCTCAAACATGGTGACTGTGCTTTGATTTCATTATATGTTTTACAGTTGATCAATTACTTTGTGTTCTGCTGCCCTCACTTGGATCATCATAGGACCTGCAGTTCAATTATTCGCCAATGATAAATGAACTGATTATCTTCGagtatacattttttttagtaTTCATCTCGTTCTTTACTGAGTAATGAGAAAACAAGTTTCATTTCTTCCACTCTGTAGTAACACTTGTGGGCTTGAATAATTCACTGTTGCACTTTGTATGTGATCAAATGTGTCTAAAGTATGTTGAGATGTTTTGACTTTCAGTTCCTAATATGGGTCAGACTCCAAAATCCCTAAatactatatttcccataatgcaaatCTTCTTCTAATGTCACTAATAGATATAATAAGAGATAAAATAATTCCGGTTTtattaattcccccccccccccaattttgCTCCAACAATGACTTTGCTATATTCACCCCAAGGTGCCGACGTAAACGCGCAGGCGCCGAACGGCGACAGCGTTCTGTATGACGCCGCAGGCTCCGGGAATCCGGACTGCATCAATATCCTCCTGCAGCACGGAGCAAATCCCAACATCCGCAACCTGAGCTTCCAGCTGCCCGTCCACCACGCTGCATATGAAGGACACTACCTGTGAGTGGGTGGAGGTCACGCAACCCGCTGACCCGTAGCTCAGGGACTCGGACTAGAAACAGGTCAAACGAGTCGTATTCAGTGCGTTTGTCCTGCTCGTGTCGAAAACAACCTTTGTCAGCTTTAGAACAATTTAAAGACACTATTCCTGTACAACGACCTGCACCTTCTCTCATCAGAGTTTTGAGGATCTTGATCCCGATCACCACCAGGCGGGCCCTGCGGTTGTCCGGCCACAGCCCGGTCCACTCGGCCGCTGACGGGGGCCACGTCCACtgcctggagctgctgctgcagcgag
The sequence above is drawn from the Brachionichthys hirsutus isolate HB-005 chromosome 5, CSIRO-AGI_Bhir_v1, whole genome shotgun sequence genome and encodes:
- the asb15a gene encoding ankyrin repeat and SOCS box protein 15 gives rise to the protein MDAADDEIDEDELQDYNLQMNIQESCQRSASRRSDAPTLLEAVRQASSILKNQHNISFVVASASFSLSLEEKTSGGETFLTLAVAAGLVENVKMLLDHGASPRSTNSQNESPLLLAVRAGSLQMASALVAGGAEVGQVCLKRWTAMHEASRAGCVPVMELLLENGGHVSQTDQHGVTPLGIAAEYSHPEVLELLLKHGADVNAQAPNGDSVLYDAAGSGNPDCINILLQHGANPNIRNLSFQLPVHHAAYEGHYLVLRILIPITTRRALRLSGHSPVHSAADGGHVHCLELLLQRGFDVNALLAPHISENYGDIRRSPLYFAVSNGDATCTEVLLRSGAKPDLDPLRCLLVAVRSGRYDIVELLLAAEADVNCYFTVVSDTVFPTALQYCLKDEAMMRLLLNNGYSADACFSCHHDDSWDDLSVAVYSQQLQGKVAFCDFVSVSWLQNLVGRVVSILLEYVGQVSLCSKLTRILERHKEWPHICRITHEPRSLCHLARVVIRKHLRCSDLVFVQLPNRLKDYLLFKEHDLYAKLICRED